The following proteins are co-located in the Candidatus Bathyarchaeota archaeon genome:
- a CDS encoding ABC transporter ATP-binding protein has protein sequence MNNAILEVKGLRKLFPIKEGVLGKIKGYVYAVDGVSFKLKKGETLGLVGESGCGKTTVGRCILRLIEPTEGEIIFNNVNITNLSPSELRKYRREMQIVFQDPYASLNPRWTIKNIIGEPLLIHGLTKKRDLHKHVLELLLKVGLSEDHLNRFPHEFSGGQRQRICIAKALALKPKFIVLDEPTSSLDVSVQAQILNLLMDLQQELKLTYLFISHNLSVIKHVSNRIAVMYLGKIVEIADKEDLFNAQIHPYTKALFSAIPIPDPELTRKRNKIILKGDVPSPINPPSGCRFHPRCEYAMNICKEKEPKLNEAKKNHFAACYLTA, from the coding sequence ATTAACAATGCTATTTTAGAAGTTAAAGGTTTAAGAAAGCTTTTCCCAATTAAAGAAGGTGTTTTAGGGAAAATTAAAGGTTACGTTTATGCTGTTGATGGTGTTAGCTTTAAATTAAAAAAAGGGGAGACGTTAGGTTTAGTTGGTGAATCAGGCTGCGGAAAAACAACTGTGGGAAGATGCATTTTAAGGTTAATAGAGCCTACAGAAGGCGAAATAATATTTAATAACGTTAACATAACTAATTTATCGCCTTCTGAATTAAGAAAGTATAGGCGTGAAATGCAAATTGTTTTCCAAGATCCTTATGCTTCGCTTAACCCTAGATGGACAATAAAAAACATTATAGGTGAACCTCTTTTAATTCATGGTTTAACTAAAAAAAGAGATTTGCATAAGCATGTTCTTGAGCTTCTTTTAAAAGTTGGTTTAAGCGAAGATCATTTAAATAGGTTTCCTCACGAGTTTAGCGGAGGCCAAAGGCAAAGAATATGCATAGCTAAAGCTTTAGCTCTTAAACCAAAATTTATAGTTTTAGATGAGCCTACATCATCTTTAGATGTTTCAGTTCAAGCTCAAATCCTTAATTTATTAATGGATTTACAGCAAGAGCTTAAGCTTACATACCTTTTTATATCTCATAACTTAAGCGTAATAAAGCATGTAAGCAATAGAATAGCCGTAATGTATCTTGGTAAAATTGTTGAAATAGCTGATAAAGAAGATTTGTTTAATGCTCAAATTCACCCTTACACTAAAGCTTTATTTTCAGCCATTCCAATTCCAGATCCAGAGTTAACTAGAAAAAGGAATAAAATAATTTTAAAGGGTGATGTTCCAAGCCCAATTAATCCCCCTTCAGGTTGCAGGTTTCACCCTAGATGCGAATACGCTATGAATATATGTAAAGAAAAAGAACCTAAACTTAATGAAGCTAAAAAAAACCATTTTGCAGCTTGCTATTTAACAGCGTGA
- a CDS encoding sugar phosphate isomerase/epimerase: MEIGISNHPLFNLNPIEFFKLAKKLEVNRVEIKLDDLRFKNFLLNERKLNDFNFKLNFHLPVVDVNLGTPHKDLRGSFEKILFKSMFLVKKVNAEIVVCHAGRLNRVYPKALLPKVKNETIESLKKLFKTSENLGVTFTLENDRKAFSPSLAGDLNSFQEMLNKIECKATLDIGHANTFSNPIEFIKNINHKIINIHIHDNNGDKDEHLPLGKGKINFKEILASLKEVDWSGSLIIEAHNPNDMIESLNNLRNLIKTFQ, from the coding sequence ATGGAAATAGGCATATCAAACCATCCGTTATTTAATTTAAACCCAATAGAATTCTTTAAGTTAGCGAAGAAACTTGAAGTAAACAGGGTTGAAATTAAACTAGACGATTTAAGATTTAAAAACTTTCTTTTAAACGAAAGAAAACTTAACGATTTTAATTTTAAATTAAATTTTCACCTGCCTGTTGTCGATGTTAATCTTGGAACGCCACATAAAGATTTACGGGGAAGCTTTGAAAAAATTTTGTTCAAATCAATGTTTTTAGTTAAAAAAGTTAACGCTGAAATAGTTGTATGCCATGCTGGAAGGCTTAACAGAGTTTACCCTAAAGCTTTATTGCCTAAAGTTAAAAATGAAACAATAGAATCTTTAAAAAAGCTTTTTAAAACTTCAGAAAACTTAGGAGTTACGTTTACTCTTGAAAATGATAGAAAAGCCTTCAGTCCATCTTTAGCTGGAGATTTAAACTCTTTTCAAGAAATGCTTAATAAAATTGAATGCAAAGCAACATTAGATATTGGTCACGCTAACACTTTCAGCAACCCAATAGAATTCATAAAAAACATTAACCATAAAATAATTAACATTCACATTCATGATAATAACGGCGATAAAGATGAGCATTTACCATTAGGAAAAGGAAAAATAAACTTTAAAGAAATATTAGCTTCATTAAAAGAAGTTGATTGGAGCGGCTCATTAATTATTGAAGCCCATAACCCTAACGATATGATTGAAAGCCTCAATAACTTACGCAATTTAATAAAAACTTTTCAATAA